AACTTACGTGTACCAACACGAGCTAAGTATAGGTTTTGAGCATCTTTGCCTGTGCTCACAGTAACGACATGAGTATTACTTTTATCACCAGAGATGATTTGGCATGTATAGAGACCATAAGATTTCCTGCTAGCACTAATTTCAAAGTAAGCCATGCCATTAGACATTGTGCATTGTTGACCGACTTGGCATTGAGTTCCTTGAAGCGGGGGTGGAGTATCGGACGCGATGGAGGCTGTTGCAATCGCACACCCTGTTAATGTCATTGCTAGAAGTCTGATTAGTTTCATTGTGTTCTCCTCTTTAAATTTCAGCGTCAATCTAGCGTTTAATGGGAGAGGGATCTATAGCAACTTAGCTTATTGATTTTCAGTTGTGTGTAAGTTTGGCTAGCAGTGATGGGACATGGTAAATTAATTCGTTTGTAATGTATGATGACAAATGCCACATATTTCGTTATGGTGAGCGAAGATTTTATAGGATTTAGGAAAAGCAATGATAGAAGCCAAGTTTTTACAAAATTTATCGAAAGAAATAGAAACACTGAAAGAAACAGGCTATTACAAGCCAGAGCGTGTGATCAATAGTCAGCAAAGCTCAGATATCAGTATTACTACGGGCCAAAAAGTGGTGAATTTCTGTGCGAATAACTACTTGGGCTTAGCTAATCATCCAGGATTGATCAAAGCAGGGCAAGATGCATTAGCTCAGCACGGCTATGGCATGGCCTCTGTTCGTTTTATTTGCGGCACACAAACGGTACATAAGGACTTAGAGCAAGAAATTGCGAAGTTTTTAAACAAAGAAGACTCTATCCTTTATTCTTCATGCTTTGATGCGAACGCGGGTCTTTTTGAAACGGTATTAGGTCCTGAAGATGCCATCATCAGCGACGAGTTAAACCATGCGAGTATCATCGATGGTGTGCGTCTGTGTAAAGCAGCACGTTTTCGTTATAAAAACAATGATATGCAAGATTTAGAAAAGCAATTACAAGCCGCCGATGAGAAAGGCGCTAAAGTTAAGATGATTGCAACTGACGGTGTTTTCTCTATGGATGGCATTATTGCAAACTTGCAAGGTATTTGTGATTTAGCTGAGAAGTACAATGCGATTGTCATGGTTGATGACTCTCATGCCGTTGGCTTTATGGGGGAGAATGGTGCAGGCACGCCTGAGCATTGTGGTGTGGTTGATCGTGTCGATATTATCACAGGAACCTTGGGTAAAGCACTCGGTGGTGCATCAGGGGGCTACACTGCGGGTCAAAAAAGAAGTGATCGAATGGCTGCGTCAGCGCTCGCGCCCTTATCTATTCTCTAATGCCTTAGCGCCTGTGATTAGCTCAGCTTCTGTTGATGTCTTAAAGCTATTACAAAGCCCAGAGGGTAAACAGCGTTTGGCAACCTTACGTGAGAACAGTCAACGTTTTAGAGCCGGCATGCAAGAGCAAGGCTTTGACTTGATTCCAGGTGAGCACCCGATTATTCCGGTGATGCTTTATGATGCGAAATTGGCCAGCGATATTGCGCAAGAATTACTCAGTGAAGGCATTTATGTGATCGCTTTTTCTTTCCCTGTGGTGCCTAAAGGCAAAGCACGGATTCGTACACAGATGTCAGCGGCGCACACACCTGAGCAAATTGATCATGCGATTGAAGCTTTTGGTCGTGCTGGGCGTAAATTTGGCGCGATTAAGTAGTAAAAATGCCTTGTGTGAATATATTAAAATAATAATCAGCATTAATTAATGGTGTGATGGTTAAGATTAATTAGGGCTTTTTAGCCCTAATTTTTTGAGAGGGTGATACTGATGAAAGCACTTGCGAAAATGAAGCCGGAGACTGGTTTGTGGATGGTGGATATTGATCGACCTGACGTCGGTCACAATGATGTTTTAATTGAAAATTTAAAAAAAACAGCAATTTGTGGGACAGATATTCATATTTATAACTGGGACCACTGGGCTAGCCAGACGATTCCTGTGCCGATGCATGTGGGCCATGAATATGTCGGTGAAATTGTCGAAGTTGGCAGTGAAGTTCAGGGTTTTGAGGTGGGTGATCGTGTTTCAGGAGAAGGCCATATTACCTGTGGGCATTGTCGTAATTGTCGTGCCGGTCGCCGTCATTTGTGTCGTAATACCGTCGGTGTTGGCGTAAATAGAGCGGGGCTTTTGCAGAATATCTGGCGATTCCAGCCGTTAATGCCTTTAAATTACCGGATGAAATCAGCGATGATGTCGCAGCGATTTTTGATCCGTATGGGAATGCGACTCATACCGCCTTATCCTTTGAGATGGTTGGTGAAGATGTTTTAATCACAGGGGCTGGGCCTATTGGAGTGATGGCAGCGGCCATTGCGCGTCATGTCGGCGCTCGTCATGTTGTGATTACCGATGTGAACGACTATCGCCTAGACTTAGCCCAAAAGATGGGGGCAACACGCATTGTTAATGTTGCGCGTGAGTCATTAGCCGAAGTCATGAAAGAGCTGAAAATGACTGAAGGCTTTGATGTCGGCCTGGAAATGTCAGGTAATGGTCAGGCTTTTGGTCAGATGTTAGAAGCGATGAATCATGGCGGGCGGATTGCATTGCTCGGTATTCCTCCAGGGGAGATGGCGATTGATTGGAATCATGTCATCTTTAAAGGTCTCCATATTAAGGGCATTTATGGCCGCGAAATGTTTGAAACCTGGTATAAAATGACCAGCATGCTGCAAAGTGGTTTAGATTTAAGCCCAGTTATTACTCACCACTTTCATATTGATGATTTCCAACAAGGTTTTGATGCGATGTTATCCGGCCAGACGGGTAAAGTCATCTTGGATTGGAGTTGATTACAGATTAATTGATTTTTTCCAGCCCAAATAGAAAGCTGTTTGGGCTGGAGTGCAAGGCTGCAAAGAGCAGTTCTCGATTACATATTTAGTTCGCCGTTATAAGGATTATTAGACGAGTTGCGATTTGCAGAATCAAGAAATACAGTGGTCGGGCTAAGGCTATTAGGGCTTTTTGTGGAACCAGGTTGGTACACAGGAAAGCTTATTTTTTTGACTGTGGCTGCTTTTTGCCTGTTGAATTACATGTGATATGGATTTATTATTTTCATCATAAAGAGTTAATAATAGAATGAAAATATGGCTGTTTTGATAACAACCATATTTAAGAGTGTCGGTCAAAGCTAAAGAGATGCTTCTCGAGCATGGCCAGATGACGGCTGATCAGCTGCCGCAAATTCAGCATAAAAGAGATTGCCTTTATCATTACCGCTTCTTAGGTTTGCGCTTTCGATCCGGCTTGATTCTAAGTATTTAGCCTCTATCTTTAAAAAGCCTTTTAGAATATCATTTTTAAAATCGATTTTTCCTGTCCCTGGAATAACTGTTCGAATATTTGGGTATTTTTCTTCATTATTTATAAGTTCTATCATTTTATGGCCGGTATTAGTTTCTTTCTTCCGCCCTCTCCCACTTCTATTTTGACAGGCTATTCCTAGGGCTGATTTCAAATACTTTTTGAATTGGTCGTCACTCATTTTTGTCTTGTTGTGGGCTTTTAGTTGATCTACTAGATCCCTCAGATATTTTCTTTTATTTTCAGAGCCTTCTTTAGCTTCTACTTCTTTCAGAGTAGTTTCTATAATTTTAATAAGGTTCCTGGTTCTTGTTATGTTATCGATGGGGTCTGTTAGAACACTATCTACTTCGACAGAGCTACCTCCTTTGGCTCGAAAGGTTAGGTGGCTTTCTTTACTTGTTGCCTCCTGAGATTGATCTTGAGAGGGTGGGGGTGGGTTCATAGCAGCAATTTGAGCTTGCAAGTCTCTAATGGTTGCGCGTGCATCCTCTAAGTCACGAGTTAGCGTTACAACCTGTTCACGCATGTCATCTAATTTTTCTTGAACTTCTCTTAGCCTTGCATTGGCCAAATCAACCTGGACTGAAGCTTTTGCGATAAGACCTGTTACTTCTTCCGAATTGTGTTTATGATGTTCTGCTGCTTTCTCAAGCTCCTTTTTAAGGAAATCTAAAAAATCTACTTGTTCTTTGTGGAGCTGGACCATTCTCTGAGAGAACTTGTCAAATTTTGCTTGATCTGGAACACTTCGTGCTAGCTCATATAATTCATCAACAATAGAGGCATTGTCTTTTTCTATTTTCTGAGACCGGCCGATCACCATCTGTTTGAGTTTTTCAAAGTTTTCAGCTACTGTGCCACTTGATGTCTCATGAGATATTCTTGCCGCTTCTAGTTCGGCTTGAGAGGCATCTAGACTTTCACTGATTGCAGCAACTTTTGCTTCTAATTCATCAATCCTTTCTTGTAGGTCTTCAGCCTTAGCTACATGAGCAGCTGCTTTCCGTTGAAGTCCCTCAACTGTTACTTCGTTGGCTCTTGCAGCGACTCTATATTGATGATTTTCTTCTTTTACTCTATTTAATTCCTCTAGTAGTTGTGAGACTGTTACACTTCCTTGTTGAGTTTCTTCTACTTGCGCGGCATAGAGTCTGGCTGTTCTCAAAAAATCCTCTGCATGATGCCTTGTGTCAGAATGCTGTTCAGGGTTATCTTCTCCTATCCAATCTCTGTCACCTGCAGAAACAGCCGCAGAAGATTCACGTTCCTGATCACCTGGACCTACAACCGGGAGATCGAAAGGGTTTGTAGATTGTGGTCTCTTTGTTGATAATTCCTGTGCAACTCGTGGAATAAACTCTTCTGCAATACCTCGTAATCGTACTAAGTCATCACTACTACGGACATTAAATTGGAGTCTTGAATCTTCATCAGTGAGTAAATCCGCAAACATCTGCATTGCGAGTGCTTTAAACTCTTCGGCATTGTAGCGGTCTGCCAAGTCTTGTAGTTTTCCTGATAAATCTCTATTTATTCCGTCATAATTTGGATTTCTGCTGTATTTGAACTCAGGCAGTGCGCCTTCATCAATAAAGGGGTATTTTTTAGCAACCTCATCAACTTGTTGATTCATTTTTTCAACAGTCTGTTCTGACCTAGCACGCGCTTGTTGAAACTCACTCATTTTTCTATACTTTTGAACACTACGATACGCTTCGTCTAAACCTTCTTTAGCTGTCTTGACATCAGTGGCCATATCATAGGCTGGTTGCGTCTTACGACTTTTTCTTCTATTGTGTTCAAGGTGCATGATTAGAGGCGAAGCTTCTTCATTATATATTCGATCAGCTTCTTTTTTAAGTTGCTCCATTACTAGATAGAATCTTTCTAATATTGTTTTTGTTGTTAGAGAACTCGTAAGGGAAAATGGTGCTGCAGTCGCTGCTGTTTCTGCACGTATATGTGCGTACATTGCACGGGATAGCTTAACCATTTCATTTGTAATTTGAGACAATTTCACCATGGCTGCATAGCCAGCAGCCATTTTTTTTGCGTTCCTCATAGGTGAGATCTTTGCTTGTAACTTTACCCAGTTCACTGTCATATGAAACTGTATTAGCGGGATTGTCTTTAAATGCCGAGTACCTTGCCAATCGACTTATTTCTTCCTCAGTTGGGTTAAAAAAGTCGCACGTACTAGGAGTACCTTCGTCATGTAATATACGTGCAGCTTCTCTAAGTGGAGGTAGAAAGTGACATGTATATTGACCACTCTCTGGTGGTATCAAGATGGCCGGCTCATCTCGATTCCACCAATGCTTTTCTTTTGTTACCCTTTCACGAAGTGCATTTTCACTTATAAGTGATTGAGGGGCAGTCCCAACAAGTGGGTGAAGTTTAAAGGGAGTGACGCCCATTACCCCTAGGCGCATAGCACTGTCCGCAAGCATTCTGGAGGCAGACTCTAAGCTTTCAAAATCGTCATCTGAACCTGCAGATTGGCCTTTAGCCTTAAGTATCTGTCGCAGATTTACTTTCTTGGGATCCTCATCTTTCTCTGTTGGCAGTATGTCTGCAACTTGCTTCATGTAAGATCCTCTGCTGTTTGCACCGCTGCTTGTAGCAAATGAGTCACAAAAGTCGGCAAGAGCGTCCAGTTTCTTTATATCGGCAGCAGTTCCTTTTAGGTTCACGAGGCCGTTTGGAGATACTATTATATATAGCAAGTAAGATACCATCTTATCTATGGTATCTCCTTTTGAATCACGACTATCAGCATATCTACGTAAGGTTTCAGAGAGTTCGTATAACCTTCTACTATAGAGATCTTTATATCGAAGGGCTTCGAAACTAAAACTCTCTAGTTCTCGAGGAATGTGTATTTCATCCTTGCTTTCTCCTTCGAGCTTAAAGGGAGCAGGAAACCCAACTTTGCCTAGTGTTTGATTAAAAATACCCAGAAGCTCTTCTGCGACTGCAGCCTCAGCTGCATCTATCCCTGATTTAATATATGCCGCCACGCCCATTACCAGCCCTGTAGCAGCAAGCGCGATAGCAGCATCTTGTTGTCTAGCGTCAGAAAATAACTTACCCATAGCGTATCTCTCTATAACTATAAAATGGTTCTTCTTTATATAAATAGAGCATTTATGTAATAAAATAATAATAAAAAAACAAATAAAATTTTTGATTATTTGTTAAGGATGTTAAAATTTATTCGTAGAGTGCGCTATGCAGCTGTAGACAGAGTACCACGACTTTATGCTAATTTCATGATGTAACTTTATTTATGTGATAATTTCGTTGAAAATAGCTGATAATATCATAATAAAATTCGGTATAAAAGTTGCACATTCTTATAATTTATTTAAATATAATTTTTAATACTAATTAATATTAAAATAAACGCTATATAATTCTTAAAGCCAATCTCTGAAGATCTGATTTCCTGAAGCTTGCTTCGTCTGCGTTAGATTATAAAGGTGAGTGAAAGCAGTTTGATAGATAAAAGCTACAATGTTTTAATCTGAATTTATCATGTCGTTTTCCCACCAAAATATTGACGTGTAGTTTTTAATAATGAGGTTGATAGCTACTTGAACAATCTTTGTCTAGAAATAGAAAAATGCTGTAAAATAAACTTGTTAAAGATTGATTGAGATGATGATCATGTGCATTTTTGACGTAATCGGTGCTAATTTTGCTAGCACCGTTGGAAAGCGCGAAGATGAAAAGATCTTAAAAAATTATGTTTGTAACCAAAGATGTTGCATCTTTACATCAGGGGCAGT
This genomic stretch from Piscirickettsia litoralis harbors:
- a CDS encoding coiled-coil domain-containing protein, which translates into the protein MAAGYAAMVKLSQITNEMVKLSRAMYAHIRAETAATAAPFSLTSSLTTKTILERFYLVMEQLKKEADRIYNEEASPLIMHLEHNRRKSRKTQPAYDMATDVKTAKEGLDEAYRSVQKYRKMSEFQQARARSEQTVEKMNQQVDEVAKKYPFIDEGALPEFKYSRNPNYDGINRDLSGKLQDLADRYNAEEFKALAMQMFADLLTDEDSRLQFNVRSSDDLVRLRGIAEEFIPRVAQELSTKRPQSTNPFDLPVVGPGDQERESSAAVSAGDRDWIGEDNPEQHSDTRHHAEDFLRTARLYAAQVEETQQGSVTVSQLLEELNRVKEENHQYRVAARANEVTVEGLQRKAAAHVAKAEDLQERIDELEAKVAAISESLDASQAELEAARISHETSSGTVAENFEKLKQMVIGRSQKIEKDNASIVDELYELARSVPDQAKFDKFSQRMVQLHKEQVDFLDFLKKELEKAAEHHKHNSEEVTGLIAKASVQVDLANARLREVQEKLDDMREQVVTLTRDLEDARATIRDLQAQIAAMNPPPPSQDQSQEATSKESHLTFRAKGGSSVEVDSVLTDPIDNITRTRNLIKIIETTLKEVEAKEGSENKRKYLRDLVDQLKAHNKTKMSDDQFKKYLKSALGIACQNRSGRGRKKETNTGHKMIELINNEEKYPNIRTVIPGTGKIDFKNDILKGFLKIEAKYLESSRIESANLRSGNDKGNLFYAEFAAADQPSSGHAREASL